Within the Emticicia oligotrophica DSM 17448 genome, the region GTCGAGATTCAGACGTGTGCCCGAATAACAAATATGTTCGATTTCCTCAATTAATTCAGCCATCGTAAGGTCTTTTGCCTCAACAATTTCATCGAGGTTAATCTTACGGTCGATTTGTTGAATAATATAAATCTTAATCTTCGATTTATTTACAGCTGATTTTACCACTAAATCTTGAGTAGTTTCAATCTCGTTGTCATCAACATACTTCGTAATTAAGTCGAGGAAAGGTTTGCCAAATTTCTGTACTTTACCCATACCTACGCCATTTATTTGGGCTAACTCTTGTTGAGTTGTAGGGTAGGTAGTAGCCATTTCTTCAAGCGAAGGGTCTTGGAATACTACATAAGGTGGTACGTTTTTCTCTTTGGCAATTTTTTTACGAAGAGCTTTTAATAATTCAAATAATGCCGCATCGAAAGCACCTCCGCCCGAAGAACTATTATTGGTTGTAATATCGTCATCATCACTACTTTCAGTATTTTCGTAGTTATGGTCTTCTGCAATAGTGATTGGATAAGAATCTTCGATGAATTTATGACCCTTTTCTGAAACTCTTACTACACCGTAGCTATTCTCAATATCTTTTTCAATATAGCCCAGCACCATCATTTGGCGAAGGATTGATACCCAATAATCATTAGCAGTACGCTTATTATCGGATTTCTTAGTAGGCTTCTCGGCTTTTTTGCTAGGTTTAGAAGATTTTGCAGCAACAGGTTTTGTTTCTTCATCCTCCTCATCTTCTTCTGACAATTCTAATTCTACCTCTTCTTCTTCTTCCTCATCGTCTTCGTCATCTTCATCATGGGCAACAAACATGCCTTTTCCTTTACCATAAACTTCTAGTTTATCGTGTTCGTAGCTGCGAATATATGGGTTTGATGTATTCGCTGTTAAGATATCGGCAATGTGTTGAACATCAAATCTTTCGCCCGACTGGATGATTGCTTTCAAGCCGAGTACGGCTTCATCTTCGATTTTTATTTTTTTGGTTGGCTTGATACAGTTATCGCAGAAACCGCAGTCTTTATCTGTATATTCACCAAAATAGCTGAGTAACTGACGACGACGGCAAACACCTAAGTTTGAATAAGCCACCATCTCCATAAGCAATGCACGAGCATTATCTCTTTCAGTAACTGTTTTATCTTTATTGAATTTTTCTAACTTCAGAATGTCATCATAAGCATAGAACATCAAGCAGTTGCCCTCTAGGCCATCACGACCCGCTCGGCCAGTTTCCTGATAATAACCTTCGAGCGATTTCGGTGCATCATAGTGAATTACGAAGCGAACATCGGGTTTATCAATACCCATTCCAAAAGCAATCGTAGCAACAATTATATCACATTCTTCATTTAAGAATGCATCTTGGTTTTTCATGCGAGTATCGGCATCTAAACCTGCATGATAAGGCAAGGCCTTAATACCATTGACATTTAATAACCCAGCAATTTCCTCAACTTTCTTACGGCTCAAGCAATAAATAATACCTGATTTACCTTTGTTGTTGGCAATATACTTGATAAGTTGCTTCTTAGAGTCAATCTTCGGTCGGATTTCGTAATAGAGATTCTTACGATTAAATGAAGACTTGAAGATATGCGATTGCTCCATACTAAGGTTTTTCTGAATATCCTGCTGGACTTTCGGGGTGGCCGTAGCTGTAAGGGCAATAATTGGAAGATTTGGGTCGATATCATCAATAATACCTCTGATTCTACGGTATTCAGGTCTGAAATCGTGGCCCCATTCTGAAATACAGTGAGCTTCATCTACCGCAATAAACGAAAGCTTGGCTTTTTTCAAGAATGTAAGATTATCTTCTTTGGTTAATGATTCGGGTGCAATGTATAATAATTTACAATCGCCGCTCATTACATCATTCTTCACACGGGTCATTTCCGACTTATTGAGAGTCGAGTTTAAAAACTGAGCATTGATTCCAAAAGCTGACATTTGGTCAACTTGGTTTTTCATGAGAGCAATCAGTGGCGAAATAACAATAGCAGTCCCATCCAAAACCATTGCTGGTAGCTGGTAACAAAGTGATTTTCCTGCCCCAGTTGGCATAATCACAAATGTGTTTTTACCGCTCACAATGTTATGGATAATGGGCTCTTGTTCGCCTCTGAAGGCGTCAAAGCCAAAGATTTCTTTTAGTTTTTCTTTTAAGGTCTGTTGTATCGCTGCGTCTACCATAAATGCAATATTGCTGTACGGAATAATTATAATAGGTGAGTAATTACGCTAAGTTAGTATTTATTTTTCAATTAACGATTGAATTATTTTTGTGAGTTAGGCGTAATTAAACTTAGAATTCTATACTAAATCAACCAAGTTTTATTTTTCAGACAAATATCTTTTGCTTAGCTTTATCTTGTTAGCTGAGCAAACATCAAGTACTTTTGTTATTAAAACAAGGATTAATAAAGTGAATACGAAGTTAGAAAAAAAAATACAAAGCGTTGCTAAAAAAGTTTTGCAAGATGAAGCGGAGGCAATTCTTTCTTTGAAAAGTTATATTAACGATGAATTTGAGGCTTGTGTAGAAGCAATTCTTGGTGTAAAGGGTAGATTAATTGTAACAGGAATTGGGAAAAGTGCAATTATTGGTCAAAAAATTGTAGCAACCATGAACTCTACGGGCACCCCTGCTATTTTTATGCATGCAGCAGATGCTATTCATGGAGATTTAGGAATGATTCAAAATGATGATATTGTGCTTTGTATTTCGAAAAGTGGAGATACCCCTGAAATAAAAGTATTGGTGCCCCTTTTGAAAAGATTCGGAAATCAATTGATTGCGATGGTGAGTAATGTAAACTCATATTTGGCCAAAAATTCTGATTTTATCCTAAATGCTCACATAGTCCGTGAAGCCTGCCCACTTAATTTAGCTCCAACAACTTCTACAACAGTAGCCTTGGCATTAGGTGATGCTTTGGCCATGTGTTTGCTTGAAGCACGTGACTTTACGAGTAGAGACTTCGCTAAATATCATCCGGGAGGAAGTTTGGGTAAGAAACTTTACTTAAAAGTAAGAGATATTTTCCCACATAATGCTGTTCCTAAAGTGCATGAATTGGCAGATGTGCAGGCGGTAATTCTTGAAATGACTTCAAAACTTTTGGGAGCAACAGCGGTAGTAAATGACAATAACGAGCTACAAGGCATCATTACTGATGGAGATTTGAGAAGAATGTTAAATAAACAGCAGGATTTTTCAAACCTAAGAGCAAAAGATATCATGAATGCTACTCCGAAAGCAGTTTCACCAGATGAATATGCTGCTAGTGCATTGGCAATAATGCAAGAAAAAAGTATTACGCAATTAGTAGTCGTTGAAGGCAGGCAATTAATTGGTTTTGTTCATCTTCATGATTTGTTGAAAGAAGGTTTAGCCTGAATGTTTAAAATAAAAAAGGTTGTGAGCAAAGCCCACAACCTTTTTTATTTTAAACTACATTCAATAAATAATACGCGTGTATTTCTCAATAATAGCCAAAGTATATGTATATTTCCCCACAAAATATGTTACGCTTACCATTATTCACATCAATTATTCAACTTCAATGACTGAACATTTACCTGAAGACAATTCTTTAGAAACTACTGATGATAACTTAAAAAGCTTACAAACTTCTTCTGAAAATGAGAATAAAGCAACGGAAGGAACACAAGATTTACCTGTTGAAGAAACCCCACCTCAGGTAGAACCCCCAGTTCAAGCGGAGCCAAAACAACCAATCTTTCATGCTCCGTGGTTTTTATCGTTTCATGGTGAAGGAACACAGTACTTTGTTATTAGGCTAATAAATGCCATTTTACAAGTGGTTACTTTCAACTTTTATTATCCTTGGGCGAAGGCAGCCAAGCTAAATTACCTATATGAGCAAACAGAATTTGCTGGAAGTCGTTTCAAGTTTCACGGTACAGGCCGAGAAATGTTTATAGGATACTTAAAACTTCTTCTAATTTTGATTGTAATATATGGCGGTTTTTGGTGGGCAAGAGGTGATAATCGCTTCATTTTGGGCTTTTTACTGTTATATGGCGGTTTGATTTTGGTTTATCCTTTAGCCATTCATGGTACAGCTAAATACCGTTTGTCTCGAACCACATGGCGTGGGATATTCTTTGGATATCGTGGTCAATTAGGTGAACTTTTCGCTAAATTTTTTATAGGTGTATTGCTTACTCTTTTCACATTTGGAATTTATTTATCTTGGCTGGAAATTGATTTACGCAAGTATGTTACCCAAAATGTTCGTTTTGGTAGTGCTGAATTTGATTTTGTGGGCAAAGGGGGAGATTTATTCCTTATCAAGCTCAAATATTTCGCATTTATGTTTGCTGCATTTTTTGTAGTTATGATGATGTTTGGAATTTTTGGCGTTAGTATGTCAAGCTTCATCAGTCCAGATAGTTTAGAAAAAATGAGTACTCCTTCATTTGGATTTATTATATGGTTAATTCTTACTTATTTCTTTGTTATTGCCATTATAGGTGCATTGGCTTTGATGCGTCAGCGAGAAATTTTTCAATATTACGCCGATAATACCTACTTGTATCAAAACAAGCAATGGCACGGGGTAAAATTGAATATGACTTTTAGCGATTTATTTGTTTTAAGTATCACTAATATGCTCCTAATTGTGTTTACTTTGGGTATTGCTACGCCTTTTGTTGAAATCCGTACATTGCATTTTATTATGCCGCGTTTAGCAATTGATGGCTCGTTTGACCCTGACGCTTTAACTCAAACAGAAAGCAATTATCGAGATGCCACTGGCGAAGACCTCGGCGATTGGTTAGATATTGATTTGGCCTAATACACCATATCTAAAATACTATAATCATGGAATACGTAGCAATATATTACGATGGTAAAACCAGCCAACCCTACGAAGCTCAAGTGAATTTCGTAGGAGATAGGTTGATTATTAAGTACGGGAATGGAGAGGTAGAATGGCAGATACCTAAAATTGAATATAGTTCATTTACGGGAAAAGGGAAAACGATGCTACAATACGGAGACTTTCCGCATCAATACCTTGAATTTTTGTTAGATTCTCCTTTAAACAAAGCACTAGAAAACTATTTGCCTAAACGCCGAGAGGGATTTTGGGCATTTGCTAATGAATTGGCAGGAGCGGGTTTTAGGGGTTTATTAATTACGATAGCAATTTTTGTAGCTATTACTGTGGGTTTTTACTTCTTGTTGTTACCTAAAATTGCTGAATATGTTGCTGCTCAGATTCCAGTTGAGACCGAAGTTGAGTTAGGAAAACAGTTTTATGATAGTTTTGTTGGCGGAAAAGAAATTGACCAAGAACGAACCAAACAACTACAAATATTTGCTAAGAAAATAGATTTCCAGACTAAATATCCGCTCAAATTTACGGTAGTAAAGGATAAACAAATAAATGCTTTTGCTTTACCTGGCGGCAATGTAGTAGTATTTGATGCCATTCTTGAGAAAATTAAAACGCCTGAAGAATTAGCCGCTTTGCTATCGCACGAAGTAACTCACGTGAAAGAACGCCATTCTTTAAAAGGGCTTTCGAGAAGTTTGGCTGGTTCGATGGTGGTTTCGGTGATTGTTGGTGATATGAATTCAATCGGGAATATCATGGTGAGCCAAGCCAATAATATTTATGAATTGGGTTTTACTCGCGAGATGGAAAAAGAAGCAGATTTAGAAGGACTCGAAATCATGTTTCATAATAAACTTGACCCCAAAGGCATGACTAGACTTATGGAACGCCTGCATGAAGAAGAAAAAAAATATGGCGTTGATAAAATGCCCGCATATCTAAATTCGCACCCAATGACCAAAGAACGCATTGATTATATCAATAAAGAATCAAAAGGGCATAAGGGAGAAAAAAATAAGGAGTTAGAAGAAATTTGGAGGAAAATTGAAAAATAATGTAGACGACACACCTGCAAAATCTTATCGAATACAGGTGTGTCATACTTTTTGATAAAAATATTAAACCGCTTCTTTTTTTTCCTGAAAAACGGGTAGTAATTGTACCATATTAGCTTCACGGTGTTGCAAGCCCCAAGTAATCATCGCTTCTAAAACACTGCTTAATTGCTTCCCAGATTCAGTCAATTCGTATTCTACCGTTACAGGTGTGGTATTGTAAACACTTCTACTAATAATTCCGTTGGCTTCTAAATCTTTTAGTTCTTGTGAGAGCATTCGGGGGGTAATTTTTGTAATTTCTCGCTCAATTTCCTTGAAACGTTTCTTCCCAAATAATAAAGTGCCAATAATTGGCATTTTCCATTTCCCTTGAAAAGCGTTGAGTGTATCTTGAATAGCCAATACGTAAGAAACTGGACATTTCTTTACATTTTCTAATTTTAGTATCTGCATCTTGTTGATTATTAGAGTACTATACTTTTTGATACTACTATACAAAAGTATACTGATATATTTTATATAGCTAAGTTAATATACTTTTGTGCCATCGAAAACAAATTATTAACAAAAATTTTAAAGATATGATATTGGTAACAGGTGGAACCGGACAACTAGGTGGTTTAGTAGTAGAAAATCTATTGAAAAAAATGCCAGCAAGTGAATTAGCGGTATTGGTAAGAGATGCCAGTAAAGCGACAGATTTAAAAGTAAAAGGTGTAGATGTAAGAGTAGGAACATATTTTGATAAGGAATCATTAACAAAAGCTTTTGAAGGTGTTGAAAAAGTACTGTTGGTTTCCTCTAATGATTTTAATGAACGTTTAGGACAGCATAAAAATGTAGTTGATGCTGCAAAAGCTGCTGGAGTTCAACATATTTTTTATACAGGTGTAACACTAAAAAATATTGAAACTTCACCTTTGAAACCACTTTTAGGAGACCATTACCAAACTGAAGATTATATCAAGGTGAGCGGACTTACTTACACTTTCTTACAAAATAGTCTTTATCAGGAGGTAATCCCAATGTTTGCTGGGCCAACTGCTCTCGAAACTGGTATCTTCTTTGCAGGTGGTGAAGGAAAAGTTGCTTTTGCTTCACGAATAGATTTAGCCGAAGCAACTGCCAATATTCTTGCTTCAACAGGCCACGAAAATAAAACTTACAATCTGACAGGGGCCGAAGCTCATTCGTTTGCTGATATTGCTGCTGAGTTATCGAATCTTTCGGGAAAAACGGTAGGGTATGTAAGTCCAGAATCAGAAGCTTTTGAAGCTTCACTCAAACAATTTGGTTTGCCAGAAGGAATTGTTATTATGTCGGTTTTATTTGCAGCTGGGATTAAAAATGGAGATTTTGATGTTACTTATTCTGCTTTAGAAGAATTTTTGGGTCGTAAGCCAACAGATTTAAAAACTTTTTTGAAGGTGGCTTATGGAGTTTAAAATACTTCTCGAAGTTTTATTAACTTTGAATACCTGAAAATTTAGAAAATCATGGAACGGAAAGAGTTTCTGCAATCAATTTTATCACTCTCGGCAATGGGAACACTCAGTAGCTTCAAGCAATTTACCGATACCTTACCAACACAAAGCAAACGAATGCCAGTGTTGTTTACCTCACATGGAAATCCAATGGATATTCCTTTATCAAAAGAAGATCGTCCATTTTGGAATGCACTATTTCATTTGGGTAATGAATTACAAAAAAAATATGAGGTAAAAGCAGCTTTGGTGGTATCGGCACACTGGTGTTCGCGTGGAACCTTTGTGAATATCTCGCCTGAGCAGCAACAAATTTATGATTACTATGGTTTTCCCAAACATTATTACGACCCGAAGTATCACGCTAAAGGTGCACCAGAAATTGCAAAAGAAGTAACAAAAATTATCCCGTCAGTACATGAAACTACCGAATGGGGGCTCGATCATGGTGCTTGGCCAATGTTGATGCACTTATTTCCGAAGGCTAATATTCCTGTTTTTCAGATGAGTATTAGTTATTACGAATCGCCTCAATATCATTATGAATTAGGTAAACAATTAAAATCTCTTCGTGAAAAGGGGGTTTTAATCATCGGAAGTGGCTCTTTGATTCATAATCTGCAAATTTTAGGTGAAAAGTTTCGTACTGGTGATATGACTCCTTTTGGATGGGAGCCCGAATATGATGCTTGGATAAAAAAACAAATTGATGAGCGTAGTTTTATGAATGTGGTTAATTATGAAACAAGCCACAAATTAGGCAAACTAGCAGCTCCAACTCCTGACCACTTTGTGCCTGTACTTTATAGTTTAGGCCTAATAGACCCTAAAGATGAGTTGAAGTATTTTTATGAAGGAAAGCCAAATTTACCAGCTTTTAGTGAACGCAGTTTTATTTTGGCTTAAGAATATATCTTTAAATAAAAAAGTCGAGGGCATGGCTCTCGACTTTTCTGTTTATATCAATCTTAAATGCTTACTCGTGTACAAGTTCGGCGGTTTTCTTAGCCTTCTTTTTGTTTGATAGTTTTAGTATTCGATTCTTCAATGATTCGATAATCATATACATAGAAGGTACTAAGAAAAGTGTAAGAAGGAGTGAACTCGTAAGTCCACCGATAATTACCCACGCCATTCCATTTTTTACTTCTGCACCTGAGCCGGAAGCCAATGCAATTGGTAACATACCTGCAATCATGGCTATGGTTGTCATGAGAATTGGACGCAAACGCTCTTTACCAGCCTCAATAAGAGCTTCTTTGACCGAAAGTCCTTCAGCTTTTAAGTGATTGGTAAAATCTACAATTAGAATACCGTTTTTAGCTACTAAGCCCAAGAGCATGATTAGACCAACGATGGCAAAAATAGTAAGTGATTCCATAGTTAGTGCAAGTGCCAATAAAGCACCAATCAAAGCCACTGGAATAGAGAATAATACCACAAATGGATAAACCACACTTTCGTAGAGGGCCACCATGATGAGATAAACCAATAGAATACCTAGTCCGAATGCTAATCCTAAACTACCAAAGGCATCTTTTTGGCGTTGGGCTTCTCCTTGAAATTCAATTGTAATGCCATCGGGAATTTTAAGTTTGGCAATTTCCTTTTCAATATCAGCTACAATTGTACCCGTTGGACGACCTACGGATGAAGCCGTAACTTTGATTGAATTCATTCGGTCAGAACGCTCAAGTACTGCTTGACCAACAACCTCTGAAATATCGGCTATCTCGTTAAGTTTTACGATGCTTCCACGATTTGTTCTTAAAGTAAGTGCTCGGATGTTTTCAATCGAGCGTCTATCTGACTTTTCCAACGAAATATTGATAGGATATTCTTCTCCTTCTTGTTTGAATTTCGATAGGTCGTTTCCTCTGAATGCCAACTGAATAGCTCCACCAACTTCAGGAACACTTAAACCAGCTTGAGCGATTTTCTCACGATTTAATTGAATGGCAATTTCGGTTTTAGGACTTTTCGTACTAAATTCTACGTAATCGGTTCCGGGAGTTTTACGGACAATATTCTTAACCGATTGAGCAAACTCTCGGATTTGCTTCATATCAACACCCTTCACGGCAATCTGAATAGGTGCTTCACTATTACCAGTGATATTAGCGGGACGAATGACTACTTTTACCCCCGGAATCTGTGAGATTTCGTTACGAACCATGTCACCAAATTTATCTGATGAAATGCTGCGTTTTTCTTTGTCAACAAGTGTTACCGCAATTTCAGAAATATTTGAGTTTGAATTTCCTGAACCCATTGCACCAGTTTGAGTACCTACATTGGCAAAAACTTTAGTAACTTCTGGTTTTTGAAGTAATAACTGCTCTACTTGGCGAGTCATGAGGTTGGTTTGGTTCAATGGCGTTTGAGGCGACATTTCGAGCTGAATGGTCAATTCTCCACGGTCACCAGCACCTGTAAAAGCAGTACCAATAAAGCCAGCAGGTAATAGAGCAATTGAACCACAGAATAGGGCAAAAATTACTAATAATACCCAACGTTTATG harbors:
- a CDS encoding YjgN family protein codes for the protein MTEHLPEDNSLETTDDNLKSLQTSSENENKATEGTQDLPVEETPPQVEPPVQAEPKQPIFHAPWFLSFHGEGTQYFVIRLINAILQVVTFNFYYPWAKAAKLNYLYEQTEFAGSRFKFHGTGREMFIGYLKLLLILIVIYGGFWWARGDNRFILGFLLLYGGLILVYPLAIHGTAKYRLSRTTWRGIFFGYRGQLGELFAKFFIGVLLTLFTFGIYLSWLEIDLRKYVTQNVRFGSAEFDFVGKGGDLFLIKLKYFAFMFAAFFVVMMMFGIFGVSMSSFISPDSLEKMSTPSFGFIIWLILTYFFVIAIIGALALMRQREIFQYYADNTYLYQNKQWHGVKLNMTFSDLFVLSITNMLLIVFTLGIATPFVEIRTLHFIMPRLAIDGSFDPDALTQTESNYRDATGEDLGDWLDIDLA
- a CDS encoding M48 family metallopeptidase; amino-acid sequence: MEYVAIYYDGKTSQPYEAQVNFVGDRLIIKYGNGEVEWQIPKIEYSSFTGKGKTMLQYGDFPHQYLEFLLDSPLNKALENYLPKRREGFWAFANELAGAGFRGLLITIAIFVAITVGFYFLLLPKIAEYVAAQIPVETEVELGKQFYDSFVGGKEIDQERTKQLQIFAKKIDFQTKYPLKFTVVKDKQINAFALPGGNVVVFDAILEKIKTPEELAALLSHEVTHVKERHSLKGLSRSLAGSMVVSVIVGDMNSIGNIMVSQANNIYELGFTREMEKEADLEGLEIMFHNKLDPKGMTRLMERLHEEEKKYGVDKMPAYLNSHPMTKERIDYINKESKGHKGEKNKELEEIWRKIEK
- a CDS encoding winged helix-turn-helix transcriptional regulator, with product MQILKLENVKKCPVSYVLAIQDTLNAFQGKWKMPIIGTLLFGKKRFKEIEREITKITPRMLSQELKDLEANGIISRSVYNTTPVTVEYELTESGKQLSSVLEAMITWGLQHREANMVQLLPVFQEKKEAV
- a CDS encoding KpsF/GutQ family sugar-phosphate isomerase, whose product is MNTKLEKKIQSVAKKVLQDEAEAILSLKSYINDEFEACVEAILGVKGRLIVTGIGKSAIIGQKIVATMNSTGTPAIFMHAADAIHGDLGMIQNDDIVLCISKSGDTPEIKVLVPLLKRFGNQLIAMVSNVNSYLAKNSDFILNAHIVREACPLNLAPTTSTTVALALGDALAMCLLEARDFTSRDFAKYHPGGSLGKKLYLKVRDIFPHNAVPKVHELADVQAVILEMTSKLLGATAVVNDNNELQGIITDGDLRRMLNKQQDFSNLRAKDIMNATPKAVSPDEYAASALAIMQEKSITQLVVVEGRQLIGFVHLHDLLKEGLA
- a CDS encoding SDR family oxidoreductase; the encoded protein is MILVTGGTGQLGGLVVENLLKKMPASELAVLVRDASKATDLKVKGVDVRVGTYFDKESLTKAFEGVEKVLLVSSNDFNERLGQHKNVVDAAKAAGVQHIFYTGVTLKNIETSPLKPLLGDHYQTEDYIKVSGLTYTFLQNSLYQEVIPMFAGPTALETGIFFAGGEGKVAFASRIDLAEATANILASTGHENKTYNLTGAEAHSFADIAAELSNLSGKTVGYVSPESEAFEASLKQFGLPEGIVIMSVLFAAGIKNGDFDVTYSALEEFLGRKPTDLKTFLKVAYGV
- a CDS encoding RecQ family ATP-dependent DNA helicase; amino-acid sequence: MVDAAIQQTLKEKLKEIFGFDAFRGEQEPIIHNIVSGKNTFVIMPTGAGKSLCYQLPAMVLDGTAIVISPLIALMKNQVDQMSAFGINAQFLNSTLNKSEMTRVKNDVMSGDCKLLYIAPESLTKEDNLTFLKKAKLSFIAVDEAHCISEWGHDFRPEYRRIRGIIDDIDPNLPIIALTATATPKVQQDIQKNLSMEQSHIFKSSFNRKNLYYEIRPKIDSKKQLIKYIANNKGKSGIIYCLSRKKVEEIAGLLNVNGIKALPYHAGLDADTRMKNQDAFLNEECDIIVATIAFGMGIDKPDVRFVIHYDAPKSLEGYYQETGRAGRDGLEGNCLMFYAYDDILKLEKFNKDKTVTERDNARALLMEMVAYSNLGVCRRRQLLSYFGEYTDKDCGFCDNCIKPTKKIKIEDEAVLGLKAIIQSGERFDVQHIADILTANTSNPYIRSYEHDKLEVYGKGKGMFVAHDEDDEDDEEEEEEVELELSEEDEEDEETKPVAAKSSKPSKKAEKPTKKSDNKRTANDYWVSILRQMMVLGYIEKDIENSYGVVRVSEKGHKFIEDSYPITIAEDHNYENTESSDDDDITTNNSSSGGGAFDAALFELLKALRKKIAKEKNVPPYVVFQDPSLEEMATTYPTTQQELAQINGVGMGKVQKFGKPFLDLITKYVDDNEIETTQDLVVKSAVNKSKIKIYIIQQIDRKINLDEIVEAKDLTMAELIEEIEHICYSGTRLNLDYYINQVIDPERQDEIYDYFMSAETDNIAVALKEFESDDITEEELRLMRIKFLSEMAN
- a CDS encoding dioxygenase family protein — translated: MERKEFLQSILSLSAMGTLSSFKQFTDTLPTQSKRMPVLFTSHGNPMDIPLSKEDRPFWNALFHLGNELQKKYEVKAALVVSAHWCSRGTFVNISPEQQQIYDYYGFPKHYYDPKYHAKGAPEIAKEVTKIIPSVHETTEWGLDHGAWPMLMHLFPKANIPVFQMSISYYESPQYHYELGKQLKSLREKGVLIIGSGSLIHNLQILGEKFRTGDMTPFGWEPEYDAWIKKQIDERSFMNVVNYETSHKLGKLAAPTPDHFVPVLYSLGLIDPKDELKYFYEGKPNLPAFSERSFILA